A genomic window from Lycium barbarum isolate Lr01 chromosome 4, ASM1917538v2, whole genome shotgun sequence includes:
- the LOC132638322 gene encoding uncharacterized protein LOC132638322, which translates to MEMGSGRINWMAMIILWLLMPQLQEVKMEDQVVTTPKIYSCWGGCYNNCFLLKKTDDSADTYQCYFNCLNKCTASSSPTSSSSPFDFESICKGGCYLEICIPLSFVGANVGDCLGSCTNLCKIFSTFTKMQLED; encoded by the exons ATGGAGATGGGAAGTGGTAGAATTAATTGGATGGCTATGATAATTCTATGGCTTTTGATGCCACAATTACAAGAAGTGAAAATGGAAGACCAAGTTGTGACAACACCAAAGATTTATAGTTGCTGGGGAGGATGCTATAATAATTGTTTTCTTCTTAAAAAAACTGATGATTCTGCTGATACTTATCAGTGTTATTTCAACTGTTTGAACAAATGCACTGCTTCTTCTTCACCTACTTCTTCATCATCTCCTTTTGATTTTGAGAGTATTTGCAAAGGTGGTTGTTACTTGGAGATTTGCATCCCACTTAGCTTTG TTGGTGCAAATGTGGGAGATTGCTTGGGCAGCTGTACAAACCTCTGCAAGATTTTCAGCACCTTTACAAAGATGCAACTAGAAGACTAA